One Aerococcus urinaeequi DNA segment encodes these proteins:
- the pstC gene encoding phosphate ABC transporter permease subunit PstC, with translation MKQNNMLETVMKYVFMLAAFTSILALLAICYFIFARGIPFMADYGFGQFLFGDKWQPSQEIFGLAPMLVGSLYVTLIAFVLGVPTGVFTAMFMAFYCPPKLHKVLKPAMNLMSGIPSIVFGYFGLQVLVPGIRTFSRSLGIASNGMSIMTAGIVLAIMILPTIITMSESSLRAVPKTYYNASVGLGADHDRTSYVIMMPAARSGIFSSIILGIGRAVGETMAVIMVAGNQAIFPRGLFQGARTMTANIILEMAYATGTHQNALIATGAVLFVIILIINGIFAYVKRTGVNS, from the coding sequence ATGAAACAAAATAATATGTTGGAAACAGTAATGAAGTATGTCTTCATGTTAGCTGCTTTCACTTCAATTCTTGCCTTGTTAGCAATTTGTTACTTTATCTTTGCAAGAGGGATTCCTTTTATGGCTGATTATGGCTTTGGTCAATTCTTGTTTGGAGACAAATGGCAACCATCTCAAGAAATTTTTGGGTTAGCACCAATGTTAGTAGGTTCACTATATGTGACCTTGATAGCATTTGTACTAGGAGTACCAACAGGTGTATTTACTGCAATGTTTATGGCTTTTTATTGCCCTCCCAAATTACATAAAGTTTTGAAACCAGCAATGAACTTGATGTCTGGTATTCCTTCTATTGTATTTGGTTATTTCGGTTTACAAGTATTGGTTCCAGGTATTCGAACTTTTTCAAGATCTTTAGGAATTGCATCAAATGGTATGAGTATCATGACAGCGGGTATTGTTTTAGCAATTATGATTTTACCTACTATTATTACCATGTCTGAGTCTTCGTTGCGTGCAGTACCAAAAACTTACTATAATGCATCAGTTGGTTTAGGAGCTGACCATGATAGAACATCTTATGTGATCATGATGCCGGCTGCTAGATCGGGGATTTTCTCTTCTATCATTTTAGGTATTGGTCGTGCTGTTGGTGAAACAATGGCTGTTATCATGGTTGCGGGGAACCAAGCAATTTTCCCACGTGGCTTATTCCAAGGTGCACGTACAATGACTGCTAATATCATCTTAGAGATGGCTTATGCAACTGGTACTCACCAAAACGCCTTAATTGCAACAGGTGCAGTATTATTTGTTATTATCTTGATTATCAATGGTATCTTCGCATATGTTAAGAGAACGGGGGTAAATAGCTAA
- a CDS encoding substrate-binding domain-containing protein, which yields MTFSKLSKLVLALGASAALAACGNSDSSNDSTDTSSDSTTEAAAITGPISVISREEGSGTRDAFVEATGVMADDVDNTTAAATIMNGTDQVMTAVADDPNAIGYISLGSLNDTVTAVSVDGVEATEENVASGDYAISRPFNIVYQGELEGVVADFHDFIFSEEGQAIVLEEGYVQAKADAEAYAGDGSQSGSITVVGSTSVSPVMEKLAEAYQELNSGVQVNVTSNGSSAGVKAATDGTADLGMASRALADDETDVTAEAIATDGVAVIVNPENGVSDLSLDTIAGIFTGETTDWEDTAQ from the coding sequence ATGACTTTTAGTAAGCTTTCAAAATTGGTTTTAGCGTTAGGTGCTTCAGCTGCTTTAGCTGCATGTGGAAACAGTGACTCTAGTAATGACTCAACGGATACTAGTTCTGATTCAACAACAGAAGCGGCAGCAATTACTGGCCCTATTTCAGTAATCTCTCGTGAAGAAGGTTCTGGTACTCGTGATGCCTTCGTAGAGGCTACAGGCGTTATGGCTGATGATGTTGATAATACTACTGCTGCAGCTACAATCATGAATGGTACTGACCAAGTAATGACCGCTGTTGCTGATGATCCAAATGCAATTGGTTATATTTCTTTAGGTTCATTAAACGATACAGTAACTGCTGTTTCTGTTGATGGTGTTGAAGCTACAGAAGAAAACGTTGCATCAGGTGACTACGCAATTTCTCGTCCATTTAACATTGTATATCAAGGCGAATTAGAAGGTGTAGTAGCTGACTTCCACGATTTCATCTTCTCTGAAGAAGGTCAAGCAATTGTTCTAGAGGAAGGTTATGTACAAGCTAAAGCTGATGCGGAAGCTTATGCAGGCGATGGCTCTCAATCAGGTTCTATCACCGTTGTTGGTTCTACTTCAGTTTCTCCAGTAATGGAAAAATTAGCTGAAGCTTACCAAGAATTAAACTCTGGTGTTCAAGTAAATGTTACTTCTAACGGTTCATCTGCAGGTGTTAAAGCTGCTACTGATGGAACTGCAGACTTAGGTATGGCTTCTCGTGCATTAGCTGACGATGAAACGGATGTAACAGCAGAAGCAATTGCTACTGATGGTGTTGCGGTAATCGTTAACCCTGAGAATGGCGTTTCTGACTTAAGCTTAGATACAATTGCTGGTATCTTTACTGGCGAAACTACTGACTGGGAAGATACTGCTCAATAA
- a CDS encoding sensor histidine kinase, with protein MQKLIRSITTVFALLFILYSVIFAFTVNRFVSDTVNEEVQNTLVNVVSTIRPSFRSLEVTDITDNTLEFRSVKRTIQPMINLNDRILIYDANGNRVYTVGNEQLSNDLAFRDYEDNMDNRFRQEETEKNTIIYSYSERISNSKGDVLGYIQVLRNFPLNRPVEENIIFIAVVMALGAVILLVGFFVHFNRRIHLPILAINRQLNHIANNDYATKYTPIDIEEFDEIGENINDLSNELALQEFQITNQTQRMNKLVDAMMLGVVMVDKDHIVRLANPAIYEILGLEEQIEGRRFEEVLQSYRLIQMLNQASKTKEKINEEIYLYYPREVILDVNIIHLSYDEMDAYFDAESNEELTNSNDSEQIILLIYDITSIRHLEKVRSDFISNASHELKTPVTALQGFTETLLDGAIEEHDTAVEFIKIMQKESNRLGSLIKDILDLAKIEQDQVQQTSELLEADELLEDVFQHLSGRAQDKHIDLVKDDNSQPDVSFRGDRGRILQVLTNLIHNAIIYNNPYGFVKVFISEEENMIQFKISDNGIGIPQEDLPRIFERFYRVSKDRSTASGGTGLGLSIVRNILEHMGGRIEVDSVFGRGTSFTVYIPKLEPLELDEEDEIEEE; from the coding sequence ATGCAAAAATTGATTCGAAGTATAACAACAGTGTTTGCGCTGTTGTTTATTTTATATAGTGTGATATTTGCTTTCACGGTAAACCGCTTTGTTTCTGATACTGTTAACGAAGAAGTGCAAAATACGTTGGTAAATGTAGTTTCAACTATTCGACCAAGTTTCAGATCTTTAGAAGTGACTGATATAACAGACAATACGCTTGAATTCCGATCTGTTAAACGGACTATCCAACCCATGATTAATTTAAATGATCGAATCTTAATTTATGATGCAAACGGAAACCGTGTTTACACAGTTGGAAATGAGCAATTATCAAATGATTTAGCATTTAGAGACTATGAAGATAATATGGATAATAGATTTAGACAGGAAGAAACAGAAAAGAATACGATTATTTACTCTTACTCTGAACGAATTTCGAACTCAAAAGGAGATGTACTTGGGTATATTCAAGTATTGAGAAATTTTCCTCTTAATCGTCCAGTTGAAGAAAATATTATCTTTATTGCCGTGGTAATGGCTCTTGGTGCGGTTATTTTACTGGTGGGCTTTTTTGTACACTTTAACCGCAGAATACACTTGCCTATTTTGGCAATCAATCGCCAATTAAATCATATAGCAAATAATGATTATGCGACGAAATATACACCCATAGACATTGAAGAATTTGATGAAATTGGTGAAAATATTAATGATCTATCCAATGAGCTGGCACTTCAAGAATTTCAAATTACAAATCAAACACAACGAATGAACAAATTGGTAGATGCCATGATGTTAGGCGTTGTGATGGTAGATAAAGACCATATTGTACGTTTAGCTAACCCAGCTATCTATGAAATTTTAGGGCTAGAGGAACAGATAGAAGGTCGTCGTTTCGAAGAAGTATTACAAAGTTATCGTTTGATTCAAATGCTAAACCAAGCTTCTAAAACTAAAGAGAAGATTAATGAAGAAATCTATTTATATTATCCAAGAGAAGTGATCTTAGATGTAAATATTATTCATTTAAGCTATGACGAGATGGATGCTTATTTCGATGCTGAATCTAATGAAGAATTAACGAATTCAAATGATTCAGAGCAAATTATCCTTTTAATTTATGATATTACTAGTATTCGCCATTTGGAAAAAGTTCGTAGCGATTTTATTTCTAACGCGTCTCATGAGCTTAAAACACCAGTCACTGCCTTGCAGGGATTTACTGAGACATTATTAGATGGGGCCATTGAAGAGCATGATACAGCAGTAGAATTTATTAAAATTATGCAAAAAGAGAGTAATCGCCTCGGTTCTTTAATTAAGGATATTTTAGATCTGGCTAAAATTGAACAGGATCAAGTACAACAAACTAGTGAATTGTTAGAGGCGGACGAGCTTTTAGAAGACGTATTTCAACACCTAAGTGGGCGGGCACAAGATAAGCATATTGATTTAGTTAAAGATGATAACTCCCAACCAGATGTTTCTTTTAGAGGAGATCGGGGTAGGATTTTACAGGTACTTACCAACCTAATTCATAATGCCATTATTTATAATAATCCTTATGGGTTTGTTAAGGTATTCATTTCTGAAGAGGAAAATATGATTCAATTTAAAATTTCAGATAATGGTATCGGCATACCACAAGAGGACCTTCCACGAATATTTGAACGATTCTACCGGGTAAGTAAAGACCGGTCAACTGCATCTGGTGGTACAGGGCTAGGTTTATCCATCGTTCGTAATATACTAGAACATATGGGTGGTAGGATTGAAGTAGATAGTGTATTTGGAAGGGGAACAAGTTTTACGGTCTATATTCCTAAGCTAGAACCGCTAGAATTAGATGAAGAAGATGAAATTGAAGAAGAATAA
- a CDS encoding response regulator transcription factor yields MKKVLIVDDEQSILTLLKYSLEKEGYEVIQAEDGQAGLELAMNHQLDFIILDLMLPKMDGMDVCKNLRQNKINTPILMLTAKDDELEKIIGLELGADDYMTKPFSPREVLARMKAILRRASYAAPIVTVDEENGIEAKHKITLTKDSVGNFKDEDVEIIKAGDIEIHVNDYVVYVRGESIEMTPKEFELLTYMARRVNRTLSREQLLQKLWRFDYAGETRIVDVHVSHLREKIELDTKNPEYIITIRGFGYKFEVPH; encoded by the coding sequence ATGAAAAAAGTATTGATAGTGGATGATGAGCAATCGATATTAACATTATTAAAATATAGTTTAGAAAAAGAAGGCTATGAAGTTATCCAAGCAGAAGATGGCCAAGCAGGATTAGAATTGGCGATGAATCATCAATTAGACTTTATTATTCTTGACTTAATGCTACCCAAAATGGATGGGATGGACGTTTGTAAAAACTTACGCCAAAATAAGATAAACACACCTATTCTAATGTTAACTGCAAAAGATGATGAATTAGAAAAAATTATCGGGTTAGAGTTGGGTGCGGATGATTATATGACAAAACCATTTAGCCCACGTGAAGTATTAGCACGAATGAAGGCAATCTTACGTCGTGCGTCGTATGCAGCACCTATAGTTACGGTTGATGAAGAAAATGGCATTGAAGCTAAACACAAAATTACCTTAACGAAAGATTCGGTGGGTAATTTTAAAGATGAAGATGTCGAAATCATTAAAGCAGGTGATATTGAAATCCATGTAAATGATTATGTTGTATACGTGCGCGGGGAATCGATTGAAATGACGCCTAAAGAGTTCGAGTTATTAACTTATATGGCTCGTCGTGTGAATCGTACATTATCACGTGAACAATTATTACAAAAGTTATGGCGGTTTGATTATGCCGGAGAAACGCGTATAGTTGATGTTCATGTGAGCCACTTACGTGAAAAAATCGAATTAGATACCAAAAATCCTGAGTATATTATTACAATACGTGGCTTTGGATATAAATTTGAGGTGCCTCACTAA
- the prfB gene encoding peptide chain release factor 2 (programmed frameshift) has translation MEQYEINNLLEQNKTQIDSFRGSLDLEKIEADLAEYEADMVQPGFWDDSEKAQSVIDANNALKKVYDEFNNLADEYEELTLLNEMVKEEPDPDLSKELVNRIQAFQAKISAYERNILLSGEYDHNDALLEIHPGAGGTESQDWASMLLRMYQRWADQHDYQVTTLDFQNGDEAGIKSVTLEIKGLNAYGFLKSEDGIHRLVRISPFDSNKRRHTSFASVEIMPVLDQNTEIEIDESDIEMDVFRASGAGGQHINKTSSAVRLTHVPTGIVVASQGQRSQFQNRDTAMKMLQAKLAHLLAEKNAKELDEIRGEKSEIAWGSQIRSYVFHPYNMVKDHRTDHETANVQAVMDGDLDGFIDAYLKAQLSDEEA, from the exons ATGGAACAATATGAAATTAATAACTTACTAGAGCAAAATAAAACCCAAATTGACAGCTTCAGGGGGTCTCTT GACTTAGAGAAAATAGAAGCAGATTTAGCTGAGTATGAAGCTGATATGGTTCAACCAGGTTTCTGGGATGATTCAGAAAAAGCACAATCAGTAATTGATGCGAATAACGCCTTGAAAAAGGTCTATGATGAATTCAATAATCTAGCAGATGAATATGAAGAATTGACACTTTTAAACGAAATGGTTAAAGAAGAACCAGATCCCGATTTATCTAAGGAATTAGTTAATCGAATACAAGCTTTTCAAGCTAAAATTAGCGCCTATGAGCGCAATATTTTACTAAGTGGCGAGTATGACCATAACGATGCCTTATTAGAGATTCATCCAGGTGCGGGTGGTACTGAGTCCCAAGACTGGGCTTCTATGCTCCTTCGCATGTACCAACGGTGGGCAGACCAACACGACTATCAAGTAACCACACTAGACTTCCAAAATGGGGATGAAGCGGGGATTAAGTCTGTTACACTAGAAATCAAAGGGTTAAATGCTTATGGATTTTTAAAATCAGAAGATGGTATTCACCGTTTGGTGCGTATATCACCATTTGACTCTAATAAGCGTCGGCATACATCCTTTGCTTCAGTGGAGATTATGCCAGTATTAGACCAAAATACGGAAATTGAAATTGATGAATCAGATATTGAAATGGACGTATTCCGCGCATCAGGTGCTGGAGGGCAACATATCAATAAAACATCTTCAGCAGTTCGGTTAACCCACGTGCCAACTGGTATTGTCGTGGCCTCACAAGGTCAAAGGTCTCAATTCCAAAATAGGGATACGGCTATGAAGATGTTACAAGCTAAATTAGCGCATTTACTAGCTGAAAAAAATGCCAAAGAATTAGATGAAATTCGTGGTGAAAAATCAGAAATTGCCTGGGGTTCACAAATCCGTTCTTACGTATTCCATCCATATAATATGGTAAAGGACCACCGAACTGACCATGAAACTGCTAATGTGCAAGCGGTGATGGATGGCGATTTAGATGGGTTTATTGACGCATATTTAAAAGCGCAATTGAGTGATGAAGAGGCATAG